The Streptomyces kanamyceticus genome window below encodes:
- the uppS gene encoding polyprenyl diphosphate synthase has product MSTPRDHPNPTALAPGGGPRHVAFIVDGNRRWAQAHGHPVEHGHQVGADNVCRAVHWCESVGIETTTWWLLSTDNLNRTEAELHKLLDIISELTDRLAAAGHWRMRHLGNPRLLPDSLATALCRAEATTSRNQGPQINFAVGYSGRQDILAAARLIAHQAVTSAGFSVSERSFAQALSTSGLPDPDLVIRTSGEQRLSGFMLWQAALSELYFCPVLWPDFTQSDLHRALAFYGDRQRRFGK; this is encoded by the coding sequence ATGAGTACTCCGCGCGACCACCCCAACCCCACGGCCCTCGCCCCGGGCGGCGGGCCACGGCACGTCGCCTTCATCGTGGACGGCAACCGCCGTTGGGCGCAGGCGCACGGCCACCCCGTAGAGCACGGTCACCAGGTGGGCGCGGACAACGTCTGCCGGGCCGTTCACTGGTGCGAGTCCGTGGGCATAGAGACCACCACGTGGTGGCTGCTCTCGACGGACAACCTCAACCGCACCGAGGCCGAGCTCCACAAACTCCTCGACATCATCTCCGAACTGACCGACCGTCTCGCGGCAGCCGGGCACTGGCGCATGCGTCACCTCGGGAACCCCCGGCTGCTCCCCGACTCGCTGGCGACCGCGCTGTGCCGGGCGGAGGCCACCACCTCTCGCAATCAGGGCCCGCAGATCAACTTCGCGGTCGGCTACAGCGGTCGGCAGGACATCCTCGCCGCGGCGCGCCTCATCGCCCACCAGGCGGTCACGTCCGCCGGATTCTCCGTCTCCGAGAGGTCGTTCGCCCAGGCCCTGTCCACCAGCGGGCTGCCCGATCCGGACCTGGTGATCCGCACCTCGGGCGAACAGCGCCTCTCCGGCTTCATGCTCTGGCAGGCGGCTCTCTCCGAACTCTATTTCTGCCCCGTTCTGTGGCCCGACTTCACGCAGTCCGACCTCCACCGCGCCCTGGCCTTCTACGGCGACCGTCAGCGGCGATTCGGAAAGTAG
- a CDS encoding bifunctional [glutamine synthetase] adenylyltransferase/[glutamine synthetase]-adenylyl-L-tyrosine phosphorylase — protein sequence MTLPHEGESAKRPLKGGWRETGGRRSSTFTRLLRHGFTDPSAAERLLDAPDLDTVRDDPLLLDALGATADPDLALLGLVRLVEGQEDEVGRRELLDTLVTAKPLRDRLLGVLGASEALADHLARHPRDWRALVTYEAVDLHPGVEEFERGLAEATDPVSLRVSYRRCLLAIAARDVCGTTDVAEAAAELADLATATLRAALAMARAAAPADAAQCRLAVIAMGKCGGHELNYVSDVDVIFVGEAVEGADEGKALRAATRLASHMMRICSETNVEGTIWPVDANLRPEGRNGPLVRTLSSHLAYYQRWAKTWEFQALLKARPVAGDLELGEEYVATLAPLVWHAAERENFVADVQKMRRRVIENIPAGEVDRELKLGPGGLRDVEFAVQMLQLVHGRSDTSIRSGSTLEALAALGAGGYVGRVDAAQLDDAYRFLRALEHRIQLYKLRRTHLVPEDDADLRRIGRSLGMRTEPITELNRAWKRHTSVVRRLHEKLFYRPLLDAVAQLAPGETRLSTTAARERLVALGYADPSAALRHLEALASGVSRKAAIQRTLLPVLLGWFADSADPDAGLLGFRKVSDALGKTPWYLRLLRDEGAAAENLARVLSAGRLAPDLLLRAPEAVALLGDQRGLEPRGRAALEQEILAAVRRADGAEQAVTAARGVRRRELFRTAAGDIIGSYGTEESPAEADPGALVDRVGDAISDLTSATLAGTLRAVVRDGWGDTLPTRFAVIGMGRFGGHELGYGSDADVLFVHEPREGADEQEAAKAAAKVVAEMRRLLQLPSADPPLLIDADLRPEGRSGPLVRTLKSYAAYYRRWSLVWESQALLRAEPVAGDEELGRAFIDLVAPLRYPPEGLGEDAIREVRRLKARMEAERMPRGADPTLHAKLGRGGLSDVEWTVQLLQLEHAWAEPGLRTTRTREALAAACAAELIPAEEAATLDEAWVLATRVRNAVMLVRGRAGDTFPSDGRELAAVARYLGYDPGHVGDMLDDYRRITRRARAVMEERFYGA from the coding sequence CGCTGCTCCTCGACGCACTCGGCGCCACCGCGGACCCCGACCTCGCGCTGCTCGGCCTTGTCCGGCTCGTCGAGGGCCAGGAGGACGAGGTGGGCCGCCGCGAGCTGCTCGACACCCTGGTCACCGCCAAGCCGCTGCGCGACCGCCTGCTCGGCGTGCTCGGCGCCTCCGAGGCGCTCGCCGACCACCTGGCGCGGCACCCCCGCGACTGGCGGGCCCTCGTCACCTACGAGGCGGTCGACCTGCACCCCGGTGTCGAGGAGTTCGAGCGGGGCCTGGCCGAGGCCACGGACCCGGTGTCGCTGCGCGTCTCCTACCGCCGCTGTCTGCTCGCCATAGCGGCCCGCGACGTGTGCGGCACCACCGACGTCGCCGAGGCCGCGGCCGAGCTCGCCGACCTCGCGACGGCGACGCTGCGCGCGGCGCTCGCCATGGCCCGCGCGGCCGCGCCCGCCGACGCCGCGCAGTGCAGGCTCGCGGTCATCGCGATGGGCAAGTGCGGTGGCCACGAGCTCAATTACGTCTCGGACGTCGACGTCATCTTCGTCGGCGAGGCCGTCGAAGGGGCCGACGAGGGCAAGGCGCTGCGGGCCGCGACCCGGCTCGCCTCGCACATGATGCGGATCTGCTCGGAGACCAACGTCGAGGGCACCATCTGGCCGGTCGACGCGAACCTGCGCCCGGAGGGCCGCAACGGCCCGCTGGTGCGCACCCTGAGCAGCCATCTCGCCTACTACCAGCGGTGGGCGAAGACCTGGGAGTTCCAGGCGCTGCTCAAGGCCCGCCCGGTCGCGGGCGACCTGGAGCTCGGCGAGGAGTACGTCGCCACGCTCGCGCCGCTCGTCTGGCACGCCGCCGAGCGCGAGAACTTCGTGGCCGACGTGCAGAAGATGCGCCGCCGCGTCATCGAGAACATCCCCGCGGGCGAGGTCGACCGGGAGCTGAAGCTCGGACCCGGCGGGCTGCGGGACGTCGAATTCGCCGTACAGATGCTGCAGTTGGTGCACGGCCGCAGCGACACGTCCATCCGCAGCGGCTCCACGCTCGAAGCGCTCGCGGCGCTCGGCGCGGGCGGGTACGTGGGGCGGGTCGACGCCGCCCAGCTCGACGACGCGTACCGCTTCCTGCGCGCCCTGGAACACCGCATCCAGCTCTACAAGCTGCGGCGCACCCACCTGGTGCCCGAGGACGACGCGGACCTGCGCCGCATCGGCCGCTCGCTCGGCATGCGCACCGAGCCGATCACCGAGCTGAACCGCGCCTGGAAGCGGCACACCTCCGTGGTGCGCAGGCTGCACGAGAAGCTCTTCTACCGTCCGCTGCTCGACGCCGTCGCCCAACTCGCCCCCGGCGAGACCCGGTTGAGTACGACCGCGGCGCGCGAGCGGCTCGTCGCGCTCGGCTACGCGGACCCGAGCGCCGCGCTCAGGCACCTGGAGGCGCTGGCGTCCGGGGTGTCCCGCAAGGCGGCCATCCAGCGCACGCTGCTTCCCGTCCTGCTCGGCTGGTTCGCGGACTCGGCCGACCCGGACGCGGGCCTGCTCGGCTTCCGCAAGGTGTCCGACGCGCTCGGCAAAACCCCTTGGTACCTCAGGCTGTTGAGGGACGAGGGCGCAGCGGCCGAGAACCTGGCGCGGGTCCTCTCCGCCGGACGGCTCGCCCCCGACCTGCTGCTGCGCGCCCCCGAGGCGGTCGCCCTGCTCGGCGATCAGCGGGGCCTCGAACCGCGCGGCCGCGCGGCCCTCGAACAGGAGATCCTGGCCGCGGTGCGCCGCGCGGACGGCGCGGAGCAGGCGGTGACGGCGGCCCGCGGAGTGCGCAGGCGCGAGCTGTTCCGTACGGCCGCGGGCGACATCATCGGTTCCTACGGCACGGAGGAGAGCCCCGCGGAGGCCGACCCCGGCGCGCTGGTGGACCGGGTCGGCGACGCCATCTCCGACCTGACGTCGGCCACCCTCGCGGGCACGCTCCGCGCGGTCGTCCGCGACGGCTGGGGCGACACGCTGCCGACCCGCTTCGCCGTGATCGGCATGGGCCGCTTCGGCGGCCACGAGCTGGGCTACGGCTCGGACGCCGACGTCCTGTTCGTGCACGAGCCGCGCGAGGGCGCCGACGAGCAGGAGGCGGCGAAGGCGGCCGCCAAGGTGGTCGCCGAGATGCGCAGGCTCCTCCAACTCCCCTCCGCCGACCCGCCGTTGCTCATCGACGCGGATCTGCGCCCGGAGGGCAGGAGCGGCCCCCTGGTGCGCACGCTCAAGTCGTACGCGGCCTACTACCGCCGCTGGTCCCTGGTCTGGGAGTCCCAGGCGCTCCTGCGGGCCGAACCGGTCGCGGGCGACGAGGAACTCGGCCGCGCCTTCATCGACCTCGTCGCCCCGCTGCGCTACCCGCCCGAGGGCCTCGGCGAGGACGCGATCCGCGAGGTCCGCCGCCTCAAGGCCCGCATGGAGGCGGAGCGGATGCCGCGCGGCGCCGACCCGACCCTGCACGCCAAGCTGGGCCGCGGCGGCCTCTCCGACGTCGAATGGACCGTCCAGCTCCTGCAGTTGGAGCACGCCTGGGCCGAGCCGGGCCTGCGCACGACCCGCACCCGCGAGGCGCTCGCCGCGGCCTGCGCGGCGGAGCTGATCCCGGCCGAGGAGGCGGCGACCCTCGACGAGGCCTGGGTGCTCGCGACGCGCGTACGGAACGCGGTGATGCTGGTGCGCGGCCGCGCGGGCGACACCTTCCCCTCCGATGGACGGGAACTGGCCGCGGTGGCGCGCTACTTGGGCTACGACCCCGGACACGTCGGCGACATGCTCGACGACTACCGGCGGATCACCCGCAGGGCGCGGGCGGTCATGGAGGAGCGATTTTACGGGGCGTAG
- a CDS encoding sugar ABC transporter permease, producing the protein MTSATTHSPASVTARAEAAAPRAKKVRGREERSTLASVALHGTLILASLVAAFPVVWIVFISLGPKTAWQSPGEVLGNLSLDNYAKVLTDTDFPQWFGASVIVAGGTTVLGVFLAASAGYAVSRMRFPGHRQLMWSFLVTQMFPMAVLIVPLYELLARFDLIDNYLGLILTYATTAVPFCAWMMKGYFDTIPHEIDEAGRVDGLTPFGTFWRLIVPLAKPGLAVTAFYSFLTAWGEVAYASQFMGADHYTLAVGIRTFATESRADWAMMTAASVLILIPATLVFLLVQRNLVSGLTAGGTKS; encoded by the coding sequence ATGACCTCAGCAACCACCCACTCCCCGGCCTCCGTCACGGCTCGCGCCGAGGCCGCCGCGCCGCGCGCCAAGAAGGTCCGCGGCCGCGAGGAGCGCTCCACGCTCGCCTCCGTGGCGCTGCACGGCACACTGATCCTGGCGAGCCTGGTCGCCGCGTTCCCCGTCGTGTGGATCGTCTTCATCTCGCTGGGCCCCAAGACCGCCTGGCAGAGCCCCGGCGAGGTGCTCGGCAACCTCAGCCTCGACAACTACGCCAAGGTCCTCACCGACACCGACTTCCCGCAGTGGTTCGGCGCCTCGGTGATCGTCGCGGGCGGCACCACGGTGCTCGGCGTGTTCCTCGCGGCGAGCGCGGGCTACGCGGTGTCGCGGATGCGGTTCCCCGGCCACAGGCAGCTGATGTGGTCCTTCCTGGTCACCCAGATGTTCCCGATGGCCGTCCTGATCGTGCCGCTGTACGAACTCCTGGCGCGCTTCGACCTCATCGACAACTACCTGGGGCTCATCCTCACGTACGCGACGACCGCGGTGCCCTTCTGCGCCTGGATGATGAAGGGGTACTTCGACACCATCCCGCACGAGATCGACGAGGCGGGCCGGGTGGACGGCCTCACCCCGTTCGGCACGTTCTGGCGGCTCATCGTGCCGCTGGCCAAGCCAGGACTCGCGGTCACCGCGTTCTACAGCTTCCTCACCGCGTGGGGCGAGGTCGCCTACGCCTCGCAGTTCATGGGCGCCGACCACTACACCCTGGCCGTCGGCATCCGCACCTTCGCCACCGAGTCCCGCGCGGACTGGGCCATGATGACCGCCGCATCGGTGCTCATCCTGATCCCCGCGACGCTCGTCTTCCTCCTGGTCCAGCGCAATCTGGTGTCGGGCCTCACGGCCGGCGGCACCAAATCCTGA
- a CDS encoding glycoside hydrolase family 13 protein, protein MTQHVTAAPATADSAPVREWWRDAVIYQVYPRSFADGNGDGMGDLPGITARLPHLRDLGVDAVWLSPFYASPQADAGYDVADYRAVDPMFGTLTDADDLVRAAHSLGLRVIVDVVPNHCSDQHEWFKQALREGPGSPLRDRFHFRAGKGADGELPPNDWESIFGGPAWTRVEDGQWYLHLFAPEQPDFNWEHPAVHDEFRSVLRFWLDLGIDGFRIDVAHGLVKAAGLPDIGHDEQVRLLGNQAVPYFDQDGVHEIYRDWRKILEEYGPERIAVAEAWTPTVERSALYLRPDELHQAFNFEYLTTDWDAAALRAVIDRSLVAMNAVDAPATWVLSNHDVVRHSTRFADGDEARGLRRARAASLLMLALPGSAYLYQGEELGLPEVTELPDEVRQDPAFFRSAGQDGTRDGCRVPLPWSGQRAPFGFGPAEDGPSWLPQPANWKDLSVAAQTGDPASTLEFYRGALAVRREHPALGAGRDIEWLAAPDGVLAFRRATPAGSFVCTVNLTGSDVALPTPGTLLLASADLAPGAAETVLPADSTVWWAA, encoded by the coding sequence ATGACCCAGCACGTCACCGCCGCGCCCGCCACCGCCGACTCCGCGCCCGTCCGCGAGTGGTGGCGCGACGCGGTCATCTACCAGGTCTACCCGCGCAGCTTCGCCGACGGGAACGGCGACGGCATGGGCGACCTGCCCGGCATCACCGCCCGCCTCCCCCACCTGCGCGACCTGGGCGTCGACGCCGTCTGGCTCTCCCCCTTCTACGCCTCGCCGCAGGCCGACGCCGGATACGACGTGGCGGACTACCGCGCCGTCGACCCGATGTTCGGCACCCTCACCGACGCCGACGACCTGGTCCGCGCGGCGCACTCGCTCGGCCTGCGCGTCATCGTCGACGTCGTGCCCAACCACTGCTCGGACCAGCACGAGTGGTTCAAGCAGGCCCTGCGCGAGGGCCCCGGCTCACCGCTGCGCGACCGCTTCCACTTCCGCGCGGGCAAGGGCGCGGACGGCGAACTGCCGCCGAACGACTGGGAGTCCATCTTCGGCGGCCCCGCCTGGACGCGCGTCGAGGACGGCCAGTGGTACCTGCACCTCTTCGCCCCCGAGCAGCCCGACTTCAACTGGGAACACCCCGCCGTACACGACGAGTTCCGCTCCGTCCTGCGCTTCTGGCTCGACCTCGGCATCGACGGCTTCCGCATCGACGTGGCGCACGGCCTGGTCAAGGCCGCGGGCCTGCCGGACATCGGCCACGACGAGCAGGTCAGGCTGCTCGGCAACCAGGCCGTGCCGTACTTCGACCAGGACGGCGTGCACGAGATCTACCGCGACTGGCGCAAGATCCTCGAGGAGTACGGCCCCGAGCGCATCGCCGTCGCCGAGGCGTGGACCCCCACGGTCGAGCGCAGCGCCCTGTACCTGCGCCCCGACGAGCTGCACCAGGCGTTCAACTTCGAGTACCTGACGACGGACTGGGACGCCGCGGCACTGCGCGCCGTCATCGACCGCTCCCTGGTCGCGATGAACGCCGTCGACGCGCCCGCCACCTGGGTGCTCTCCAACCACGACGTCGTACGCCACTCCACGCGCTTCGCCGACGGCGACGAGGCGCGCGGCCTGCGCAGGGCCCGGGCGGCCTCGCTCCTGATGCTGGCGCTGCCAGGATCGGCGTACCTCTACCAGGGCGAGGAGCTCGGCCTGCCCGAGGTCACCGAGCTGCCGGACGAGGTGCGCCAGGACCCGGCGTTCTTCCGCAGCGCGGGGCAGGACGGCACGCGCGACGGGTGCCGGGTGCCGCTGCCGTGGTCCGGGCAGCGCGCGCCGTTCGGCTTCGGGCCCGCCGAGGACGGTCCGAGCTGGCTGCCGCAGCCCGCGAACTGGAAGGACCTGTCGGTGGCGGCGCAGACGGGCGACCCGGCGTCGACCCTTGAGTTCTACCGCGGCGCGCTCGCCGTGCGTCGCGAACACCCGGCGCTCGGCGCGGGCCGTGACATCGAGTGGCTCGCGGCCCCCGACGGCGTGCTCGCGTTCCGCCGCGCCACCCCGGCCGGTTCGTTCGTCTGCACGGTGAACCTCACCGGCTCCGACGTCGCGCTGCCCACCCCCGGCACCCTGCTCCTGGCGAGCGCGGACCTCGCCCCTGGCGCCGCCGAGACCGTGCTCCCCGCCGATTCAACGGTCTGGTGGGCAGCCTGA
- a CDS encoding terpene synthase family protein, whose amino-acid sequence MLQRPLLSPGPETTDDIPGAFHPLKPWLLSHLGKGRETYPAHPWTDELESAILAWAADLGLSKEHIKITAEATPGHLVGLFAPQAPWNVLLPLAKLQMILFWLNTVDLGADQPVGHLMEPVRETLERGHSPSGGPDILRPIASLRDDIIAAGGAGLIPGFTELLLGFLHEYTFRQAWESGEPLPSLDRYLQHRTRTAGIVLGMWVQRLQPGLTGPGEQLPAPLLQLMKQGSLLVGLDNDLHSCHVAAESGERLSLIGVICQEYGIPVDMAFSCALTLNAAMRYENANTVASICADTSLPDTARRHARTIFHWVDSVYTWSLETPRYGLRSTDAHELVTRSCPAGE is encoded by the coding sequence ATGCTCCAGAGGCCTCTTCTGTCTCCCGGCCCCGAGACCACGGACGACATCCCCGGTGCGTTCCACCCCCTGAAACCCTGGCTGCTCTCCCATCTGGGAAAGGGGCGTGAGACGTATCCCGCGCACCCGTGGACCGACGAGCTGGAGTCCGCCATTCTCGCCTGGGCGGCAGATCTCGGGTTGAGCAAGGAGCACATCAAGATAACGGCCGAGGCGACGCCCGGGCACCTGGTGGGGCTCTTCGCCCCGCAGGCCCCGTGGAACGTGCTGCTCCCGCTGGCCAAGCTGCAAATGATCCTGTTCTGGCTGAACACCGTGGACCTCGGTGCCGATCAACCGGTCGGTCATCTCATGGAGCCGGTGAGGGAGACCCTGGAAAGGGGGCATTCGCCGTCCGGCGGGCCGGACATCCTCAGGCCGATCGCCAGTCTCCGCGACGACATCATCGCCGCGGGAGGGGCCGGCCTGATTCCCGGGTTCACCGAGCTGCTGTTGGGATTCCTGCACGAGTACACGTTTCGGCAGGCGTGGGAGAGCGGGGAACCCCTCCCGAGCCTGGACCGGTACCTGCAGCACAGGACGCGCACGGCGGGAATCGTCCTCGGCATGTGGGTGCAGCGGCTTCAGCCCGGCCTCACCGGTCCTGGGGAGCAGCTGCCCGCGCCGCTGCTCCAGCTCATGAAACAGGGCAGCCTTCTCGTCGGCCTCGACAATGACCTGCACAGCTGCCATGTGGCGGCCGAATCGGGAGAAAGGCTCAGCCTCATCGGCGTCATCTGCCAGGAGTACGGAATTCCGGTGGACATGGCCTTCTCCTGCGCGCTCACCCTCAACGCGGCGATGCGTTACGAGAACGCCAACACCGTCGCCTCGATCTGCGCGGACACCTCCCTGCCCGATACGGCCAGGAGGCATGCCAGGACCATCTTCCACTGGGTCGACTCCGTCTACACGTGGTCCTTGGAGACGCCCCGCTACGGCTTGCGGAGCACCGATGCCCACGAACTCGTGACGCGCTCCTGCCCGGCCGGAGAGTGA
- a CDS encoding cytochrome P450 — MASLSSVPVAPKALPVVGHLIPLLRNPLGFINSLSVHGELVRIQLGPFTLVMICDPELTRQALVDDRVFDKGGPIFDRVREVVGDDGLASCPYSAHRRLRRLAQPAFHPARFPGYAKAMSACVEDVTGSWHAGQVLDVPTEMMTITCKITATTLFSGALPPGELGPVLDDVKTFFDGFYQRMFMVPPLDRIPTQGNRSHVRARTRLRAAFDQIITERRAEGVDHDDLLSALIAAHDTEDGSPGMTDAEVSDTVVTLFLAGTETAASLLAWALDLLAGNPRMEQRLHAEVDAVLGGATATHADLPRLELTRRVITETLRLRPPGWIFTRTVTADTRLGGHLLPAGSYVAYSPYLVHHRPDLYDNPEAFDPDRWDPARPQPPRHAFLPFASGARKCIGDAFGMTEAVLALATITARWRLAHLPGHQQVRAALGLALRPQRLRLRATPRP; from the coding sequence ATGGCGAGCTTGAGTTCGGTCCCCGTCGCGCCCAAGGCGCTCCCCGTCGTCGGTCATCTGATCCCGCTGCTGCGGAACCCGCTGGGATTCATCAACTCCCTCTCCGTGCACGGGGAACTCGTCCGCATCCAGCTGGGCCCCTTCACGCTGGTGATGATCTGCGACCCGGAACTGACCCGGCAGGCCCTGGTCGACGACCGCGTCTTCGACAAAGGCGGCCCGATCTTCGACCGGGTGCGGGAAGTCGTCGGCGATGACGGCCTCGCCAGCTGTCCCTACAGCGCGCATCGGCGGCTGCGCAGGCTGGCCCAGCCCGCCTTCCATCCGGCACGGTTCCCCGGCTACGCGAAGGCCATGAGCGCCTGCGTCGAGGACGTGACCGGGTCCTGGCATGCCGGACAGGTCCTGGACGTGCCCACCGAGATGATGACCATCACGTGCAAGATCACGGCCACCACCCTGTTCTCCGGCGCGTTGCCGCCGGGCGAGCTCGGCCCGGTCCTCGACGACGTGAAGACCTTCTTCGACGGCTTCTACCAGCGCATGTTCATGGTCCCCCCGCTGGACCGGATCCCCACCCAGGGCAACCGCTCCCACGTGCGCGCGCGCACCCGCCTACGCGCCGCCTTCGACCAGATCATCACCGAGCGCCGCGCCGAGGGCGTCGACCACGACGACCTGCTCTCGGCCCTGATCGCGGCCCACGACACCGAGGACGGCAGTCCCGGCATGACCGACGCGGAAGTCAGCGACACGGTCGTCACCCTCTTCCTCGCCGGTACGGAGACCGCCGCCTCCCTCCTGGCCTGGGCGCTGGACCTGCTGGCCGGGAACCCCCGGATGGAGCAGCGGCTGCACGCCGAGGTCGATGCCGTCCTGGGCGGGGCCACGGCCACCCACGCCGACCTGCCGCGGCTGGAACTGACGCGCCGCGTCATCACCGAAACCCTCCGGCTCCGCCCGCCGGGCTGGATCTTCACGCGCACCGTCACCGCCGACACCCGCCTGGGCGGGCACCTGCTGCCCGCCGGGAGCTACGTCGCCTACAGCCCCTACCTCGTCCACCACCGGCCGGACCTCTACGACAACCCCGAAGCCTTCGACCCCGACCGCTGGGATCCGGCGCGCCCCCAGCCACCCCGCCACGCTTTCCTCCCCTTCGCCTCCGGCGCCCGCAAATGCATCGGCGACGCGTTCGGCATGACCGAGGCGGTCCTCGCCCTCGCGACCATCACCGCCCGCTGGCGCCTGGCACACCTGCCGGGCCACCAGCAGGTCCGCGCCGCTCTGGGGCTCGCGTTGCGGCCCCAGCGGCTGCGCCTGCGGGCAACGCCGCGCCCTTGA
- a CDS encoding phosphatase PAP2 family protein yields the protein MGETTVTTIEGRQGPTTSPIADTQSDDRNGRKFVRAFQRLRTPRRPRLWFEVLLIAVSYWTYSLIRNAVPEQKSQALRNADWIWRVEHDLGIAVERSVNHAVDSVTWLIVGMNYYYATLHFVVTLGVLVWLFRKHPGRYAAARLVLFATTAVALVGYYLYPLAPPRLMNDTRFIDTVVVHNTWGSMASGDLKNMSNQYAAMPSMHIGWSLWCGLTIFALASVPWVKVLGLLYPTATLVVIVATANHFWLDAVGGMICLAFGFAVARLWYGAMPYALAREVAVKGAALPAGAAAGAATRAPERRGPAGGPAGVPGASGR from the coding sequence ATGGGTGAGACGACTGTGACGACGATCGAGGGCCGGCAGGGCCCCACCACATCACCCATCGCGGACACGCAGAGCGACGACCGCAATGGGCGGAAATTCGTGCGGGCATTTCAGCGGCTCCGCACTCCCCGCCGCCCCCGGCTGTGGTTCGAGGTCCTGCTGATCGCGGTGAGCTACTGGACGTACTCACTGATCCGCAACGCGGTGCCGGAACAGAAGTCACAGGCCCTGCGCAACGCCGACTGGATCTGGCGGGTCGAGCACGACCTGGGGATCGCCGTCGAGCGAAGCGTCAACCACGCCGTGGACTCGGTGACATGGCTCATCGTCGGCATGAACTACTACTACGCGACGCTGCACTTCGTGGTGACGCTCGGCGTCCTGGTCTGGCTGTTCCGCAAGCACCCCGGGCGGTACGCGGCCGCCCGCCTGGTCCTCTTCGCGACGACGGCGGTGGCCCTGGTCGGCTACTACCTGTATCCGCTGGCACCGCCCCGCCTGATGAACGACACCCGGTTCATCGACACCGTCGTGGTCCACAACACCTGGGGCTCGATGGCGTCGGGCGACCTGAAGAACATGTCGAACCAGTACGCGGCGATGCCGTCGATGCACATCGGCTGGTCCCTCTGGTGCGGCCTGACGATCTTCGCCCTGGCCTCGGTGCCGTGGGTGAAGGTGCTCGGCCTGCTCTACCCCACCGCGACCCTCGTCGTGATCGTGGCGACCGCCAACCACTTCTGGCTGGACGCGGTGGGCGGCATGATCTGCCTGGCCTTCGGGTTCGCGGTGGCGCGGCTCTGGTACGGGGCCATGCCGTACGCGCTGGCGCGCGAGGTGGCGGTCAAGGGCGCGGCGTTGCCCGCAGGCGCAGCCGCTGGGGCCGCAACGCGAGCCCCAGAGCGGCGCGGACCTGCTGGTGGCCCGGCAGGTGTGCCAGGCGCCAGCGGGCGGTGA
- a CDS encoding LacI family DNA-binding transcriptional regulator — MTARLADIAAQAGVSEATVSRVLNGKPGVAAATRQSVLAALDVLGYERPVRLRQRSAGLVGLITPELENPIFPALAQVIGQALTRQGYTPVLATQTPGGSTEDELTEMLVDRGVAGIIFVSGLHADTSADMQRYEQLRAQGVPFVLVDGFSPKVQAPFISPDDRAAMRLAVTHLVSLGHTRIGLALGPKRFVPVQRKIEGFVRTMQDQLTLSPDEIETDLVQHSLYTLEGGQAAAAALMDRGCTAIACASDMMALGAIRAARQRGLEVPDDVSVVGFDDSPLIAFTDPPLTTVRKPVPAMGQAAVRTLLEEIGGTPAPHSEFVFMPELVVRGSTASAPRRP, encoded by the coding sequence GTGACCGCACGGCTAGCCGACATCGCAGCCCAGGCGGGGGTCAGCGAAGCGACGGTCAGCCGCGTGCTCAACGGCAAGCCGGGCGTCGCCGCGGCCACCCGCCAGTCCGTGCTCGCCGCACTCGACGTGCTCGGCTACGAACGGCCGGTGCGGCTTCGCCAGCGCAGCGCGGGCCTGGTCGGGCTGATCACGCCGGAGCTGGAGAACCCGATATTCCCCGCGCTCGCGCAGGTCATCGGGCAGGCCCTTACCCGCCAGGGGTATACGCCGGTACTCGCGACGCAGACCCCGGGCGGCTCCACCGAGGACGAGCTGACCGAGATGCTGGTGGACCGGGGGGTCGCCGGGATCATCTTCGTCTCGGGGCTGCACGCGGACACCTCGGCCGACATGCAGCGCTACGAACAGCTGCGGGCCCAGGGCGTGCCCTTCGTCCTGGTGGACGGCTTCTCGCCCAAGGTGCAGGCGCCCTTCATCTCGCCCGACGACCGCGCGGCGATGCGCCTCGCGGTCACCCATCTCGTCTCCCTGGGTCATACGCGCATCGGGCTCGCCCTGGGCCCGAAGCGGTTCGTGCCCGTACAGCGAAAGATCGAGGGTTTCGTACGCACGATGCAGGACCAGCTCACCCTCTCCCCGGACGAGATCGAGACCGATCTGGTGCAGCACTCCTTGTACACCCTGGAGGGCGGCCAGGCGGCGGCCGCGGCGCTGATGGACCGCGGCTGCACGGCGATCGCGTGCGCCAGCGACATGATGGCGCTCGGCGCGATACGGGCGGCGCGCCAGCGCGGCCTGGAGGTGCCGGACGACGTCTCGGTGGTCGGCTTCGACGACTCCCCGCTGATCGCTTTCACCGATCCGCCGCTGACCACGGTGCGCAAGCCGGTGCCCGCGATGGGTCAGGCGGCCGTGCGTACGCTCCTGGAGGAGATCGGCGGCACCCCCGCGCCGCACAGCGAATTCGTCTTCATGCCGGAGCTGGTCGTTCGCGGTTCAACCGCTTCGGCGCCCAGGCGCCCCTAG